The DNA window tgttgcAACCCACGCAGGCTGAACCTCCCCTTTTTCGCGAACTCTCCAGCTCGAGTGCAGCTACAAAAAACGGGGggagataaaaaaaaaaaagggaggaacaaaatcaaagtgaaaaacaacaaaactcGGTCGAGGGTTTTTGATAGTAAAAACTTTTATAtgggtttatttttgttatggttgttgttgttgaaatGCTCGCTGCTTCAAGTAGTTTCTTCTagattattaattttaatgccaaTTTACTGCGACGCACTCAGTGCAGTAAAATTGTGTATTTATGCTCACGCCTGCGAAGGAAGTAAGGCTAAATTATTCCTTATTCTTCAACGATCTGTTCGTGTATTTTAGTATATGGCATGACTAACGTTTGGGAAtacttaattataaatttggaattataaaaataaatagtatttaagAGCTCTCAAACTGAACCAAAGCTTCTAGCAAgtcaagtttatttttttgtttatcccacgctttttatttatacgaACTTTAATTTCCCAAGACATTTGGTTATAATTCATTATATTTATTGACCCAATCGAGTTTAAAGGCGAATTATGGAAAGAAGAAATATAGATGTTTGCACTACTTGCTGGAATGATTTATGGCTGGAAATCACAAACATGGCTGATAGTGATTTAATCAGTTCACTGCAGCTTAAGACTGCACCAATGATGAGTCACTCAAGCGCttttaaatgatttcattCATTAATTATCCAGCGTGGcggagtgaagtggagtggtAAGTCATTCGAAcgccgcaaagtatgcaacgctGGAATGCAAACACGTTCAGGTGCGGACAGGTGTCAAGGTGCTGAAATGCGTCGCAACAGCTGCGCCTGTTGCCCCGGGCAGTGAAAAGCTGTTAAAGGCCAAACAATCCGGACGAAGGATGTGCaggaaatttaaataagagcggtaaaaaaaatgtgtagaAGGAAATGTGCGATGTTTATTGCGCACAGCTCGACGCTGGCCTCATAATTGCCTCTAAGTGGCTTAAGTTATTAAAACCAATTATGTCGGTCGTCTGCAGAGGGAAATGCCGTTTAATTGCAACCGAAATGCGATTTAAAGAAATGAATtgcatacaaaaataattggaaaatgttCTAATTGGCTCGGCTTGGCCAAGTTAACAAGCTCCTTCATCAGCTAATTAAACTTTTTAGATTAAACCCAAGCctcaactccaactccaactcagCGGAAGTTGTAGTTTCTTCTGTTCACAAGTTGAGCAGTTTACACAAGGACTAAAATGCTGGCAGCTTAGGGCCGAAATCTTCGTAAGAAGGCTTGTAATTTACGCTTCGCGGAGTGCAAAGATGAAGTTTTCAACTTGGCTCAGAAGGTTAACTCTAATTTGAGCATGTTGATGTACACGGAAAGATGATTTATCTTTGGCTAAGTTTGGACAGATTGAAAATTCCGGCTTATCACTTCTTTAACTTGAATGACTTCAATGACAAACTTAAAAATGGATTTTTATGCAAAAACTTTATGTTATACTCCCATTTATCTTtatcaaaatttaaagaaatttcCTATTAATTGTGTTTCACTTTATATTCTCGTTCAAAATTAAGTGCAAGGCCGTTAAATCAGACAAAaagatatactcgtatttattcattattttccGGGATGTTATCGCATGTACTTTCACAAGCGCTCAACCAaaaagcttttgttttgtgtagAATATTTGCGatgtatttacatatactatacatacatatatatttacacatcAATTTGTGTTCGCTTCAATACCTTTAGCTATCGGTACACCGCATTAAACcataattcatttttgttCCTGCCAAATCTCGAAATTCGGCGAATCAAATCGCTTTATTGGAAAATTCAAACGAAAATCCGTTCGCCACGCACGTTAACATAATTATGGAACTCGCTTACTGGGACCCAATCAATCATACGCCGCGTGAGCCGCTTGACATTATCGTTCGGCCAGACACGATAATAATATGGGAATATATGGGAATCctttgaaatgcaaatcagGCGAATCATCCGCAGAGTCGTACACATGTACTTACCTTTTTCTGAAGGAGCGGGTGATTTTTTTCCAGCCTCCTTGTCGATTGCCGATGATTGTTTGCTGGTTGCCTGTTGCTGGTTGTTCTATGCTGTTCCCAAATCAATTCAACAGAACTCTATTTGCACGAAatcccccccaaaaaaataggAGAGAAAACAACAGTCAGTGAATGAGAAAAAACCACAGGGAAATGCGTAAAGGCAACGAAGTTCGTGTTAAGGCGCGTGTCAAACAAAAAGTGGAATTCAGAATATGTTTATCACAAAGAACAAAAATGCTtggaaaattataaaagatattaatataaataattctgAATTTCGAGTTTGTTCAACAGGTCTTTTATGTCATTTAAActaagaaaatgtttttaagaaTTTATTGCAATTATTCCTCATACATGAAGATACGTTTTTTTCAGTGTTATCAGTACATTTACACATTTTCCAAGTCTGCGATTGTGTGTGGATTACATATGGTAATTTCCAAGGGACTTTcacgttttcttttttttattttggttttcgggtGTGTAAGGTCAGATTATAATCGTATTTTTCAATCTGAATAAAATTAGCCGagatttttcatttcttcttCAGCTTTGTTTTGGATTAGAATTTATGGTAGTCgctaaaaacactttttttgcGTTGCTGGGAGAAACACATGTTGTGCCACGAAAATTTCATCTTAATAAACAtgtgccaaaaattaaatcaactaTATGTGAGTGAGTTTATAATTTGAttacttttataatttatgtctTCGCATTTCGCTgtttcaaatttgaatttgcacTTTTCACTTGCAACATTGTTGCTGGCAACTTTCGCGCTTCTGCACTTGAACTAGTTTCCCGTTACAAgccttttcaattttcctcAATTTTCCCCAGCCGCACACGAACAcgaacacatacacatacacacacacgcacaggcacacacacacacgcagacaGAGAGAAAGGTGGCCAAATCCACTGATAAGAGTTTCGCCTGGATTGAGTTCCGGATCCATGCGCTATACCTTTCGCCACGTCCGACTTTCGAAGCCACTCAACAGCAACTGTTGCAAATGTCGAAAAGGCAACTTGTGGCTGCTGCCTTTCGCCTCTGTCGACGTCGCAGCATCTCTTTTTCCCGAGCTTTTCCGCGAGCTTTTCCTCGCACCACGGCAAACTGTTGATTGGTCTCCTGAATGTGCgaatgtgcgtgtgtgtgtcttttGGCCAGGAAGAGAGCATTAAAGAGAGTCTATGGTCGTCGGCATCGCCGTGCTTTACTTAGTTAATTAGTACCCATTCAGATGGCAGTAAACAGTAGTTACTTCCTGTTAATGGGCCCTAAAATAAGTCATTTAAGAGGCAATGCTcttcatttcaatttgaacACATAAAAATGTGTTTCAAAATGtgtcatttatttattttacttattattttacttatatattaaacataatttaccaataaaagcaaaattaaattttaaaataaaaagcaccATAGCAGCATATTATTGATTATCTTTTCGAGTGAGTTGCAAAGTGGTAATAACAGATACCACCCCGAAGTCAACCATAATCTCTCGAAATTTGTTTCCAATTCTGTTTATTTGGGCCCAGAGCACAAAGCCATTAAAGCTGATGCTTACCAAAGCAACAGCTACCAATGGCACACAAGTACACACAATGTGGCTGTGGCGGAAAGAAAAGCTCAACGTGGCACTTGCTCCTATTTGGAGACCGCAAATAGACGGCACACTCGCAGAATTAACGCGCTTTTAATAGATTAGACACCCCGATGGCTCTGCAGGGGCACTTCGATGGTGCAACCGATGATGCCGCTCAAGGACCTGTGCACCCGATCTGCAGATAATGCTACCAACCTGACCGCCACCCACAACCCACCTTTTCACCTTCCCACCTTGTTATTAGTATCCCCAAGTGGAGCAAGGACACACGTTTGGCAAATTTGCCCAGGCAGAAGGACGACTAATTGATACGCCCAAGCAGGCACGTAGAAAAataacacacaaaaaacaacgTTTACTGAGCAGGatggtataataataattctgGAACATATTGAAGAAATCTGCAACTTAAgttatttacaataaaataaacatttttcccgCAGTGTGTGGCTGAAGTAATTTCCCTTCTTTGATgctgcaaaaacaattacTTGAATACCTGAATGTTTTCGCATGCGGCCGCGCATTAAGCTCACATTAAAATTATCAGGAATAAAGAGCAGCGCAGGTAAACAAGGCGCGGAAATCAAATTGAGTCGTTTACTTCATTTAAAGCAACGCCAAGTTCACGGACACGACGGGAAGTTCGCGTCCTTGCGGCCATTTTGTAGAGTCCTGTGTAcccatacacatacatatacaagcATAGGTGATTGTTGGGAAAAGCTAAAGAGCCATGTCAACACACGGTTAACGCTTTACTTCCTCGACAGGCGTTCGTTGACTTCGCGGCGTAAAATAAGCAAGCTTATGCTGCTTTGTTCTGTTATTTTTCGCGCTTTTCGCAGGGCTAATTAAGGCGTTCGTCCTTCGCAACGGTAATCCTATATATCCACGATCCAGCGACCCTGTCTTGAAGCATCGCATTACCGCTGGATGCACGCGCATCTGATTATGCCGCATTATTGCTAACGGCGTCATTTAGTGTTAATAGGTATTTTGAAATGTGATTAACGCTCCCGTCTTTGGTTGGCGCTTTAATTTCCgctcattaaaatattatttgtggcttgttatttaaatttttgtgcAGGACGAAAACATAATTAATACGTACACATAATTTATCTATTAAATTAGATGAATTTGAATTAGGCGCTTAAAAAGCTGACTGCTATAAAATTGCCTTACTACAGGGAGCTAACGGTCACACTTCAGCGAATACATGCTCCTATCGTAGCATATACCCACACCGATCCAAGCTAGTACACCTTACCAAGCCGCTCGGCAATCACTATTAGACAAAATCAATCGATATCTGCAGGTGATAGCATGGATGGTATCGAACAATCATCAACTGAAGTGCCAGCTCTAGCGTTTTGCTTTGGTtgaaaatacaattaaaaattgattccgaagtatttaaatattctgcATCGCCAGGTGAGTGCGTGTTGCCAGCATTGGCAACTTTTTCGGCCGGAAAAACTGCTCGAAGTCAATTCAACCATCGAAATGATGTCCAAAGTCGGTTTAAAAAGGCGCGTCATGTGCTGGAATCGAAGAAAATGCGTTACAATGCAGTCGCATCCAGCCGTTGCAGTTgtgtatttactttttttttgttttaataattatcAGTAACTAATTAATTTTCTCCCTCCACCACCCACCCTCCACCCTTCTCCCTTTTTAGACATAAAAATCTGCGAAAAGCGAGCGGTGGCGGCATCGAAAATACCGAAAGAagcacaaaaagaaaaatttgcAAGGCTGCGTCTGTGTTAGTGAGCGTGTGCGAGCGCGCGTGTGTTgctctgtgtgcgtgtgagtgtgcgagtcTTTTTTGCCTTCAGTGCGTGCGCTGTTTCTCGTGGGGAGCCCAAAGGAAGGAAAACACAAGGAATCCGCTAAGGAAAAAAGTGTAACCAAAAAGAACAtccaaaacaaacaagtgcCGCTGCAATGGAGAAGAGAATAGAACTGGAGCGACGCGCACGCAAAGTAAATCAGGTAAGCAAAatacaagaacaaaaaaaacacgcGCCACAATCTTAAATTGAAGCCCAAATTAAGTGACTCTTTCATGTGTGTGCATTATCACGTAAATCTAGTTTCAATTTGTGTATAGACGCCATAGAAAAAAGTGCTCGGCAAGAAACAGCAAAGCGGCATCAACaagaaaaaacgaaacaaaaaaaaagaaattgatCGCCATAAGCAAATTCTTCACACATGCctctgtgtgcgtgcgtaTTTGTGTATGCATGTGGCGCCAGTGTTGCCATGTGCGCGCATTTTTGCGCCTTGCCTGCTGTTTGCTCCTTTGGAGTGCAGTTTTTCGATGCGTTACAAAGTATTACGTATTTAATTGCAAGACCCTGAGTGATTTCATTTTACGGGAAGCTGATGAAAAGCGATCTTTTCGGGCCAGACGAGCTACAGCACTTGGAATTGTATTATCTCCACAGCTGGCAATGCTGCcttgcttgttgtttttgctgctgttgctgttctcgtcgtcgttgttgttattattgccgGCCTTCAATTGTGACAAACACGGGCaacatgtgtttgtgtgtgcgtgtgtgtttgacTGCATGTTGTAATTTCAGGTTATTTGATACCAAAATGTATCTATAACAATATTATAGCGCGCGCATCATCTGCACAAACACACGCGTACCACGCACAAAAGATACACATGCATATACGTAAGACGACTTATGCACAAAATAATCGACACATAGCATACATATCAGTACatccatacatatattgacTGCGCAGTCATAATACTTTTATGCTCCCCATCCCCCTCTCCCCTGCTCTAACGTGTTTACCTGCACGCCATCGCCTCTAGCCATCCCTCTCCCACCCACCCGAAGTGCCAAAGAAATGCAGGCGAAAAGACAAAGCCGCTGATTAATAAACATGCGCTCTGGCTGGCCAGCCTACTCAATCTCAATCAGCGGTCACCCAGCCGCctaaccacccacccacccacccacccactgccCGCCCACAATGCACCCCACAACAGCAGCGCAGTCAGCAAAAGACAAAAAATAGCAACGTATACACACTCGTTTGCGCCTAAGTCAAAGCCAAACGCTGTGTGCATTCGTTTCCACACATTTGCTCAGATACAGTAGGTACTCAGTACTGTTAACTGCAGTTCGAATCGTTAGAACCCTtcgtttttttggttttacaGATTAATATATCAAACACATTTGAATCCTTCCCAGTAGtcttatttactttaaaattcaGTATAACcatgaaaatattattgactatttaaaattactttCCAATACCATTGTAATTCAAATTATTTCTATTACGAAGTATATGAAACTGGAGAAATATTAACTAAGTTTTTTTGTTCTACctaaaaatggaaatcaaattaaaccATCATTTAAATTCACGTTTACACGTAGTTCAGGTTAAAATGTGTCCCCTGTAAGCACATACATAACGGTTCTCGGCTAGACAGAGACGGAAAGACAGACTCTGAAGAAGGCACCcattttgtttctttgttgttgttgtggcgtAGTGACATATTGATAAGTGGGTAATCTGAAGTGAACGTGCACAGCCTCCAAAAGGCGTATGTTTTGTACATTTATTCGTAGATTATCGGACCACAAAACACCACCCACccccacccacacccactttTCGCAGACAGGCGCAACAACTAAACTACGTCACGGTCAAccatgttgttgttgttttgttgctgcGACTGCCGGCTTGTCTTGTTCTTCTACTGCTGTCTCCCTCCCTTGTCCATTCCATTTTACTCGTCATTCTTCTCTTTGCGCATTCTGCTTTGTGTCGcggcacacgcacacatacacacgcttgtggcacacacacattttttggGATTACATAAACGCGAGTTGGCACTTTTTCTTCTCGTCGCCTGCATTGAAATATGTGCAATTTGGcgatggagcagcagcaatgtTTACCAAGTCGTTTGGAGAACCTCCAAATTGGTTATTTTGCATGTAATGTCGTTTTgcatttcaacaaaaaaaatttctcaGCGTTTGATCGATTTTTGCGTATGTATTGttctccatttttttttctgttcgcTTTGCGTCAAAAATTTTCACAAATGTGACCAGGCTGCGAGGTTTAGATATTCCAACACGAAATATACCAAATGAAATCGTTTTTGTTCGTTGCTTTCCGATAACTTCTATCGATAGATagaatttgtttaaattcattcaaaattgatttaaaaaacaaattaactaattaaaaaaacttttgaatcGTAGATCACAGAGCTGAATCTGGACAACTGCCGGAGTACAAGCATCGTTGGCCTTACAGATGAATACACAGCCTTGGAATCGCTTAGCTTGATTAACGTGGGTCTCACCACACTGAAAGGTTTCCCCAAGCTGCCCAATTTGAAGAAGTTGGAACTGTCCGACAATCGGATCTCGAGCGGCCTCAACTATCTGACCACCAGCCCCAAACTGCAATATCTGAACTTGTCTGGCAACAAGATAAAGGATCTGGAAACCCTTAAGCCCCTGGAGGAGTTTAAAAATCTGGTTGTGCTGGATCTGTTTAATAACGATGCCACTCAGGTGGATAATTACCGCGAGAAGATCTTCAAGATGCTGCCAACGTTAAATTTTCTAGATGGGTAAGGTTgagaaacatattttttattgacgAACCGTGAAAGTAACTTTCGTAACAATTCCAGATTTGATTGCAACGACGAGGAGGTGCAATCTGagggcgatgatgatgatgaggtcAACGGCAACGATTCCGACGAAGAAGGAGGTTAGTATTCGGTGTATTGATAGAGCGCAAACATCAAATCAGAATTCaggagtttttttttattaaaaaagatTGCCATTTAACCGCCATTAGAATTCCATTGTCCGTCTGTTTAACTTAATCGCTTTTTGTGGATCGCGCTTTCTTCGTATTAACTATAATATCATATACTGAACTCTGGcttttgtcgcctttcagaTAAATGCAATGCGTTCTGTTTAAATGGTTTAGAAATCGATTTAGACGAACTCGAGGCGTTGGAGAAGCGGGTAAAGGCGAAAAAAAGTTTGCAGGACAAACCACCTCCCCAATCGGAGGACAAAGAAGTAGACGAATTAGATGAATACTTGAAAGAGTTGCAACTAAGGGAATCTAATACCGCAAGCGAAGAAAAATCTGTGATAAATGCCACCCCGCAGCCTCCTAGCAATTCTAActtaaattttgcaatactGCTCTATTGGTTCCTTGCCATTTTAAATTTGGGCAGTGCTGCATATTGTAAGCATAACGTTTCTGGACTTTTCTTCAGTATTAGTCGAACTTCTCTAACTCGAAAATGCTGCTGAAAAATTAAACAGAAAAATGTCAAGATTCCCATTTTGCGCTAGTAGTTCGTAGGTTTGTTGATCTTAATTCCGTTGAAGACATTAAAAGTCGATTAAGGGAAGTTCGAGATGTGTAACCACGGTTTAATCAAATTGATCTTTAATTTTTCAGTTTCTGGTGACGATGACGAAGAGGACAGCGATGACAGCGAAGAAGAGGACAATGGCGAGGTGTCCTTGTCGGAGGTGTACAATGACGATTTGGAAGAGGATAACTCTGATTGGGAAGGAGAAGGCGAGGGCGGcgaggacgacgaggatgaggattCCGATATTGATGATGCCGATGGAGATGCAAACGAATCGGCTGCATCAGTGAATGCCAAGGACAAGGATGGCGATAAGGAACCAGGTGAGTTCATTCACATATATCTCATATCCAGCGGTAGTTCTTAACATCTTTTCTTTGCCTTTCAGACGAGTCGCAAGTTAGAGGCAAGAAGAGAAAGCATGATGGTTAAATCCTTGATCTGTCGCTGTATCGTCTTTGTAcgttataaatttaaatatacacacacacacacaaaacagaaacacacacacacacatcataTTTTGATAGAAAAAGATGATAAATCCTTTAGGAAACCCAAAATTTGTTTCTCTAAATGTAAGCTAATGAAAGTGAAAAAcgacaaaa is part of the Drosophila yakuba strain Tai18E2 chromosome 2R, Prin_Dyak_Tai18E2_2.1, whole genome shotgun sequence genome and encodes:
- the LOC6531179 gene encoding acidic leucine-rich nuclear phosphoprotein 32 family member A isoform X1, producing the protein MEKRIELERRARKVNQITELNLDNCRSTSIVGLTDEYTALESLSLINVGLTTLKGFPKLPNLKKLELSDNRISSGLNYLTTSPKLQYLNLSGNKIKDLETLKPLEEFKNLVVLDLFNNDATQVDNYREKIFKMLPTLNFLDGFDCNDEEVQSEGDDDDEVNGNDSDEEGDKCNAFCLNGLEIDLDELEALEKRVKAKKSLQDKPPPQSEDKEVDELDEYLKELQLRESNTASEEKSVINATPQPPSNSNLNFAILLYWFLAILNLGSAAYFSGDDDEEDSDDSEEEDNGEVSLSEVYNDDLEEDNSDWEGEGEGGEDDEDEDSDIDDADGDANESAASVNAKDKDGDKEPDESQVRGKKRKHDG
- the LOC6531179 gene encoding acidic leucine-rich nuclear phosphoprotein 32 family member A isoform X2, which translates into the protein MEKRIELERRARKVNQITELNLDNCRSTSIVGLTDEYTALESLSLINVGLTTLKGFPKLPNLKKLELSDNRISSGLNYLTTSPKLQYLNLSGNKIKDLETLKPLEEFKNLVVLDLFNNDATQVDNYREKIFKMLPTLNFLDGFDCNDEEVQSEGDDDDEVNGNDSDEEGVSGDDDEEDSDDSEEEDNGEVSLSEVYNDDLEEDNSDWEGEGEGGEDDEDEDSDIDDADGDANESAASVNAKDKDGDKEPDESQVRGKKRKHDG